Proteins encoded by one window of Juglans regia cultivar Chandler chromosome 15, Walnut 2.0, whole genome shotgun sequence:
- the LOC109021317 gene encoding ankyrin repeat-containing protein ITN1-like — translation MQRELLWFQEIEKIVPKSSVNGPIGPEEKPPRDIFVKTHEELQKNGEQWMRNTANSCMLVAALIATVVFPAAFTVPGGNNQETGIPIFLETSWFTVFFVSNAVAMLFSSSSILVFLSILTSRYTEKDFLISLPLRLALGLTTLVISIVGMLIAFIAACFLVFKSENSVSIRIIIVAVPAVPISLFGILHYRLWFDIVHSGFCSKRFLFGTQNRLFIPSQQRLHAMETKNDNQTGHNDRNQVRFTSTTTSHPIPLGGIRPNYEQGSSV, via the exons ATGCAACGAGAGTTGTTGTGGTTTCAA GAGATAGAAAAGATCGTGCCGAAGTCATCTGTGAATGGGCCGATTGGACCAGAAGAAAAACCACCTAGGGATATATTTGTGAAGACCCATGAAGAACTACAGAAGAATGGTGAACAGTGGATGAGGAACACGGCAAACTCTTGCATGCTCGTGGCAGCATTGATTGCCACTGTGGTTTTTCCAGCTGCCTTCACAGTACCGGGTGGCAACAATCAAGAAACAGGCATTCCTATATTTTTGGAAACCAGCTGGTTTACGGTATTCTTCGTATCAAATGCAGTAGCAATGTTATTCTCTTCATCCTCAATATTAGTTTTCTTGTCAATTCTCACGTCACGCTACACGGAAAAGGATTTCCTCATATCATTACCTCTTAGATTGGCATTGGGACTCACTACGCTTGTAATCTCAATAGTAGGCATGCTGATAGCCTTCATTGCGGCATGCTTTTTGGTCTTTAAAAGCGAAAACAGTGTTTCGATCCGTATAATAATTGTTGCGGTGCCCGCTGTCCCAATTAGTTTGTTTGGTATCCTACATTATCGCCTTTGGTTTGATATAGTCCACTCAGGATTCTGTTCTAAGAGGTTCCTTTTCGGGACACAGAATAGGCTTTTCATTCCAAGTCAGCAACGCTTGCACGCTATGGAGACTAAGAATGACAACCAAACTGGACATAATGACAGAAACCAGGTTCGGTTTACCAGTACTACAACCAGTCATCCAATTCCTCTGGGTGGAATTCGACCAAATTATGAACAAGGCTCTTCAGTGTGA
- the LOC108994613 gene encoding uncharacterized protein LOC108994613, giving the protein MEEGDSTLSQSRAFYTPLIRATLEDDWKAAEAFSQKNRKIRINCLGAAITKEEGTALHFAAAAKRTRFVKKLVKLMTKKELELTTNGNYTALYFAAQSEVVTIAEEMVKKNKNLPLIPKDDIKALPLYVAIMTGNRDMVSYLYSVTPIEDLASMDPSQLLIATISTYLYGMYVLRTHQYL; this is encoded by the coding sequence atggaagaggGTGATAGCACATTATCTCAATCTCGTGCCTTTTATACTCCTCTCATTCGAGCTACCCTAGAAGATGACTGGAAAGCTGCTGAAGCTTTTAGTCAGAAAAATCGAAAGATTCGAATTAACTGCCTTGGAGCCGCCATAACAAAAGAGGAAGGGACAGCTCTTCACTTTGCTGCAGCTGCAAAACGCACCCGTTTTGTAAAAAAACTCGTGAAATTGATGacaaaaaaagaattagaatTGACAACCAACGGAAACTACACGGCCCTTTATTTTGCTGCCCAATCAGAAGTCGTTACAATTGCAGAAGAGATggtgaaaaagaacaaaaatctaCCATTGATCCCCAAGGATGACATCAAAGCTTTACCACTATACGTGGCAATAATGACTGGAAATAGAGACATGGTGTCGTATTTATACTCTGTGACTCCAATTGAAGACTTGGCTTCTATGGATCCCAGTCAGCTCCTTATCGCTACTATTTCCACTTATTTGTATGGTATGTATGTCCTACGTACGCATCAATACTTGTGA